The genomic segment GGCGGTCACACAGAACGCTGTCGAGCCAAACTCATCTCACACCCAACCCAAGGGCTACAGCCTGCCAGTGATTGATCTCTCATCACAGACAGAACGGCAGGTGATAATCGACCAGGAAGCCGGGCAGTATCTGGGGCACCCGACCACCGTATTGTTAGAAGACAAAAAAACCATGATCGCGGTTTACCCCAAGGGACACGGGCGCGGCGCGATCATCATGAAACGCAGTTTGGACGGCGGATTGACCTGGTCAGAACGGCTGCCGGTTCCAGAGAACTGGGCGACGTCGCTTGAAACGCCGACCATTCATCGCGTGATTGATGCGAAAGAAAATCGCCGCCTGGTTCTCTTTTCTGGATTGCATCCCATTCGCCTATCGGTTTCTGAAGATGACGGGCTGAACTGGACGCCGTTGAAGCCGATTGGAGATTTTGGCGGCATCGTCGCAATGTCAGACCTGATTCAAACCAGCGGCGGGCAATATCAAGCGTATTTTCATGATGACGGACGCTTTCTCCACAACGAAGGAAAACGGGGCGCATTCATTGTATACAAGACGCGCTCCGATGACGGCGGTTTGACGTGGAGCGCACAGGAAGAAGTCGTCAGCCATCCCGTTGCGCATTTATGCGAACCGGGGTTGGTGAAATCGCCGGACGGCTCGCAATGGTTGATGTTGCTGCGTGAAAACAGCCGCCAGTTCAATTCGTTTTATTGCGTCTCGAATGACGAAGGCGAAACGTGGTCAGCGCCGAAACAACTGCCGGGCGCGTTGACTGGAGACCGCCATGTAATCCGCTATGCGCCTGACGGCAGACTGGTGATTACGTTTCGCGACATGGCGCATACCACGTCAACCCATGGTGATTTTGTCGCCTGGGTCGGAACCTATGACGACATTATCAATGACAGAGAAGGCCAATACCGCGTCCGGCTGCTGGACAATAAAGACGGCGCCGATACGGGATACGCAGGATTGGAATTGCTCTCTGATGGCGCCTTTGTTTCGACAACCTATTGCCATTTGTATGAAGGCAAAGAGCCGCTTGTTGTTAGCGTACGTTTTCAGTTAAGCGAATTAGACGCCATCGCCCCTTGATGAAGCCGCGCGCGGCCGGTCGCCCGAAATAAAACACGAATTATGTTCTTCTGTTCATTCTTTTTGATTGGAGTTTGTTATGTTGATCCATCACCTGTTGTCATTCATGGCTGTATGCGCAATTTCAAATCCGATTGAGGTATACGACCTCACGTATGCCTTGCGGTTTGATGCGAACAACCGCGAGCAAGTCGAAGACGCCTGGGACCATTGCCACGCCGTCTCAACGCTTCAGGGAATCGTAAACCGGGACCAACCCCGCTTGTATATTCGTTTTGTTGAAAACCATGGAATGAATATTGACGACTATTGGCTCGACCAAAACTCCAAGCCGGGAGAATGGCTTGAAGACAGGCCGAGAAAAAACATCCCTGACATTCAAGCATTGATTGAGACGTATCGCTCAGATATCAACGGCGTTGTTGTTTATGACCCCGCCGTCCCCGCGACAAGCAACCTCGCTTCCAGCATCGCCGGCGCGGAAGATTTGATCGCGATTCGATATGACGCGAGCCCCAACTCGCTTTATTCGCAAATCGTTTTGCAGGGGCCTCAACTTCCGGTCAAGGCGCGGCTCATCAATGAAGACGGCTCATCTCTGTTTACGGGGAAGGACAAAATCCCCGGGACGGACGCGCCATCAACTGGCAGCGCGAAATGCGACGCCTACCTCTGGCTCAAACACCATTATATGGATACCGGAAAACTCAATTGCGAGTATGCGGGCTTCTATCTCGACGCGTATTGGATAGAGAATCCACGAGCGGCGAACCCCAACCACCACACGCTGACCAACCATGATTATTTTGTTTCAAAACGCGCCTTCTTTTTTGACCTTGGCGTGTGGGAAGACGAAACGCCCGTCGATGACCCGACGCAGAAGTTGGGTGAAGACTTAAAGACGCTGAAGGCGTTATTGTTGAACGCATATCATCACGGCGGCAGGGAGAAGATGCTCCACATCGGCGGGTTTACTCCCTGGGCGAATAAATATACCGATCACGGAAACGCAGGCGGCAAACACGGCGGCGTCCCAACGGAATGGGAATTCAGCCGAATCGTCAGCGCCTACAACGGGTACGTTGATGCGGACGCGATAGGGATGGGAGCGATGGCGAACGCTTCGTTCTGGCAGCATTATCCGCTTGATGAACAATACCCCCAGCCCTGGGTGACGCATGATGATTTAGTGAAACGCGGATATCTGAACCGCGACGGTTCAATCAATTTTGATGGACGCGAATTCATCATTTTTTATGTAGGCGATTATGATTCCGCCGCGTGGCTGTATCAGATGGCGCCCAAGTTTTGGGATGATCCGGCCCGTGGAGAGGTCCCGATGATGTGGTCGATCAGCCCGGTGTTGGAGCGCCGGGCGGGAATGGTGATGGCCCGCATGAGAAAGACGGCGACGCCCAATGATTATTTCGTCGCGGCTGATAATGGGGCGGGATATTTGAATCCGGGCATGTTACAAGAGCCGCGCCCGATTTCGGGGCTTCCATCAGGGCTGGACGCATGGGCAGCGCATTGCCTGCCGATTTATCAACGCTGGGGAATGTCGATTACCGGGTTCGTCATTGATGGATATGCGCCCGGGTTAAACGAAGACGGTTTGAGTTGCTATGAGACGTTTAGTCCGAACGGAATCGTCCCGCAGAAGATTCCACCGTTTATGCTTCATCATCAAATGCCAGTGTTACGCGCCGATCATGACGTCAACGAAGGCAACATTAACGCGGCGGCCAATCATATTCTTGCGCGGGTAAAGGACCGCGATTTACCGTTCCATTGGTTCCGCAACATTCTCAAATCACCGCAATGGTATGCAGATGTAGTAACGGCGCTCAAAGAGAAAAACCCGGCGATCGAACTGCTCGACGCTCCGACATTTTTTGAACTACTGCGAATTTATGGAACGGCGCAGGAGAACAAACCCGAGTAATGCACCGCACATGCCTCACACCAGAATAGGCGATTTTCTCGCCTATTCTGGTTGTCTAACGAAACACTCAAACGTCCCAGCGCTTGTCGCCATTGTGGATACGGCTCTCTCAAAACTCGCGAGATTCTTGCGCCGGGTCGATGGAAAACCACTTATATAGAGACGGAATCACAAGAAGCGTGAGGATGGTGGATGTAACCAGTCCGCCGACGACAACGGTCGCGAGAGGGCGTTGTACTTCACTGCCTGCGCCTTCGGAAAAGAGCAGGGGAATAAGCCCCAACGCGGTCGTGAGCGCGGTCATTAACACCGGACGAAGCCTGAGGGCGGCGCCTTCGACAGACGCTTCGTCAACAGAGACGCCCTTTCGAAGCAATTCGTTCAGGTAGGTCACCAACACCATTCCGTTTTCAAGCGCGATGCCAAATAACGCGATAAAACCAACGGATGACGGCACGGACAGATTTTCACCGGTAATCCATAGCGCGACAACGCCCCCAACCAATGCAAGTGGAATATTGAGCAAAATTAGAAATGAGTTTTTCAAAGAGTTGAAACTTGAATACAGCATGAGAAAAATGAGCAAGAGAGTGATTGGGACCACAATCGCTAAGCGTTTGTTCGCTTCTTGTTGCAAGCGAAATTGTCCGCCCCATGTTGCTAGATAGCCGGGAGGAAGGTTGACTTGCTCATCAATGGCTTGTTGCGCTTCTTCGACAAAAGAACCGATATCTCTGCCAACGACGTTGCACTGAACGGTGATGAACCTCTGGTTGTCTTCCCGCGTGATCTGTCGGGGGCCGATGATCTCCTCAATGGTTGCCAGCTCCCCCAGGGGAACTTTGCTCCCATTGGGGGAAGTGATTAGAATCGTACCAATGTCTTCGGGCGTGCTGCGTCTGTCTTTTTGATAGCGGACGTAAATGTCAAACCGCCGAATGCCTTCGAAGATTTGTCCAACGGTCTCGCCGCCGACCGCAGTGCGAATGACCTCCTGCACGTCAGCCATGTTGATCCCATAGCGGGCTATGGCCTGGCGGTTCGGGCGAATCAATAGTTGTGGTTTCCCGGCGATCTGGTCGGGTTGAACATCCGCCGCGCCCCGCACGTTCTGTACGACGATCGCGATTTCATCCGCTTTTTCTTTCAAGGTATCCAGGTCGTCGCCAAAGAGTTTAATCGCCAACTCAGCGCGAACGCCCTCAAGCAATTCATCAATCGTCATCGCGATGGGCTGTGTAAAGTTAGTCGCCACTCCAGGAATCTCACCGAGTTCTTCTCGAATCACGAGGCTCAAATCTTCTTGATGCCAGTTTGGGTCGCGCCATTCTTTTTGCGGTTTGAGAACGATGTACATTTCCGCGCTATTGATGGGGTCGGTATGCGCTCCCACCTCTCCACGGCCAATTCGGGATATGACGGTTGTGATTTCGGGGATGCGCATCAAGCGGCGTTCGACGCGAAACGTCACATCTTTGCTTTCTTCCAAGGAGATCGAGGGGGCCATGGTTAAGCGGACAATCATCGTGCCTTCTTGGAGTTTGGGGGTAAATTCAGAACCAAGTTGAGGGAAAATATAAACACCGATTCCAAGAAAAACAGCAACAAGGATCAAAGAGAAAGATCGATGCCGGACAAAAAGCCGCACAAGCGGAAGATAAGGCGCTTTAAGCCATCGAACCAGAAGGATATCGGTGTTCTGTTTGACTGTTGACCGTGTATTTGGCTTTCGCATAAACACGAATGCAAGCGCTGGGGCGACCGCAATCGCGAAGATCAGCGAACCGAGCATGGCCATTGCCACCGTGTAGGCTAAGGGGCGAAACGTCATCCCTTCTACGCCTTGAAGGGTAAACAGCGGGATGAACACAATAATGATAATGGCAATCGAGAACGCAATTGGACGCCCGACTTCCGCGCACGCGCGTGCAATGATATGGATTTTGGACTCTGAAGGCCCCGATTGGCGAAGAAGGCGGTCAACGTTTTCGACCATAACAATGGTCCCGTCCACCATCATGCCGATGGCAATCGCCAAGCCTCCAAGGGACATTAAGTTTGCCGAGAGGCCAAAGTAACTCATGCCTAAAGTGGCGAATAACACCGAGAATGGAATGGAGAGAGAAACGACGATGCTAGGCCGAAAGCCGCCCATAAAAATAATCAAAATCAAAACAACAAATGCAATCCCTTGCGCTAAAGCGTTTGTGACCGTCGCAACGCAGGACTCAACCAAATCCCGTTGCTGATAATAGGGAACAATTTTTACGCCTTCGGGGAGGATTTTGTTGATCTCTTCGATCTTGTTCTCAACGTGTTCGATTACCGTTGACGAATTCGTCCCGTAGAGTTTAACAACCATCCCCGCGACAACTTCCTGTTTACCGTTTAAGGTCTGAACGCCTCGACGGACTGCGCCTCCGATGCGTATATCGGCGATGTCTCTTAAGTAAACAGGGCGTCCGCTTTCACTCTTGATAACGATGCTTTCCAGGTCATCAATTCCATAGGCCAAGCCGACGGAACGCACCAGATATTCTTCCGCGTTCTTTTCAATAAACTGTGCGCCAACGTTGAGGTTGTTGGCCCGGATTTTTTCGGTCGTTTCGTTTATCGTGATGTCATACTGAAGCAAGGCATCGGGATTGATCACAACGTGATACTGCTTTTCGTGGCCTCCGATTCCTAACACCTCCGTGACGCCTGAGACCGTTTGGAGGTTAAATTTGATAATCCAGTCTTGGATGGTTCGCATTTCTTCCAATGAACGCAAACCCGTCTCATCCTCCAAATAATAGAACAACACTAGTCCCATGCCCGTGGAGATCGGCCCCATCGAGGGTTCGCCGAACCCTTCGGGGATTTGCTCGCGGGCCTCTTGCAAACGCTCATTCACCAGTTGCCGGGCGAAGTAGATATCGGTTCCTTCTTTGAAGTAAATGTTGACGACAGAAAGCCCAAAATTCGACACCGAGCGGATTTTTTGTAAGTCGGGCAAACCGTTCATGACAACCTCGACGGGGTATGTCACATAGCGCTCCACTTCCTCAGGAGCGAGACCTTCGGTAATGGTGAAAACCTGTACCAATGAGGGTGAGATATCAGGGAACGCATCGACGGGCAGGCGGGTATAGGAATAGTACCCGGCCACCATCACGAGAACCGCCATAACAAAAACCAGCAATCGGCTGGAAAGAGACGACTTAATCATTTTTTCAATCATAGTAAACCTCGATACCCGTTCGGGCCGTTCTTAATGAGAATGCCCGCCAGAGGCGAACGCCTCTTTTTCCATTTCCGCTTTCAAGGCGAAGCCGCCTTCTGAGACATAGACCTGGCCGGGCTTAAGGCCGGAGACGATTTCTACTCCAACTTTATTGGTCCGACCGATCTCGACGAATTGCGGCTCGAACAAGTCTTCATGCTGAACAAAAACGGCCGGTTTGTTTTCGATGGTTTGAATGGCTGTTTTGGGTACGTAGACAGAGACGGGGAATGTGTCGGCGGCAATCAAGCCATTAACGAATGACCCGGGCCGCAAGACGCCAGTCGGATTATCAACCACAACGCGGGCGGTGGCCGTGCGCGTGTGCGTATCCAAAACAGCGCTGATGTATGAAATGGTTCCCTTCGTTTGAAAATCCCCAAAATTAAAAAAGATTTCGGCAGTTTGCCCATTGCGGACAGAAGAAAGATTGGCTTGATAGAGCGTGAAATTCACCCAAACTTTCTTTAAATCAGCGATGGTAAACACGGAGGTCTCGTCTTTGACGAACTCTCCGTGTGTGAGGTGTTTTTCTATCACTTGACCTTCAAAAGGCGCGCGGATTTCATAACGCGTTAAGAGGTCATCCGGTTGAGTGGGAATCTGCTTAATCGCCTCTTCTGAAAACCCTACTGCATGAAGTTGTTGTTCCGCGGCGGTGACGTTGATCCGCGCTTCGGCCAATGTTTGTTTTGATGAAAGATAATCTTGCTCGGCGGATATCTTTTTCTCCCACAACGCTTTTTCCCGGTTAAAATTGGTTTGGGCTAACTTATACCGTTCCAACGTAGCCAGGTAACTTGATTTGAGCGTCGCGAGTTCCCGGCTCTCAAGCACGGCGAGGAGTTCATTTTTTGCCACAGCAGCCCCCAACGATTTGTGGACTTCTTTCACGACTCCGGGAATGCGCGGGATAATGTGACTGACTGAATCGGGGTTAATAACCACTTCTCCAGAGACTTCGATATGCTTCGTCAGCATCCCCGGCGACGCGATCGCCGTCTTAATATTGAATTCTTCCAAAGTTGCAGTTGAAAAACGGATAGCGTGTTCCTCATGGTCATCCTCACCGGCGTGAGAATCGCTTTCTTCGTGCCCGTCTTCATCCGAGTGAACGTCTACATCTGAATGCTCATGGCCTTCGTGCTCTTCTTCATCCGCATGAACGTCTACATCTGAATGCTCATGGCCTTCGTGCCCTTCTTCATCCGCATGCTCAAGTTCAAGTGGCGCCTTTGAGAAAGCAGCATAGGAATAGCCATTCGTTGGATTAAACAAAACGATTGCGACGGAGAGAAAAATCCCCAGGAAAACGGTCATTGCTGAAATAAAGATCATTTTCTTATTCATTGTTTTTCACCTCAGGCATTGTCATTTGATCTGCTGGTATTACGTTTTGAAGCGGTTTGCCGAGCAAGCGCTCAAGGGCGACCCAATGCGCATGAAAATCGGCGGTGGTTTCGATCAACTTGGTCCGTGATTCAAAGAGAGTTCGTTGCGCATCGAGAACCTCCAGATAGGCGAATTTCCCTTGTTCGTAGCCTTCCCGAACGGCTTCATACGCGCTGTTTGCGCCGGGGAGTATTTCTTTTTTTAACCGGTCGATTTGGGTACGGGAGGACAACAACGACTGGTAGACAGTTGAGAGAGCGCTAAGCGCTTCAACTGTCACGGCGCGTTTTTCTTCCTCGCCTTTTTGGATCCGTTCTCTGGACGCCTGTATTGCGCCCTGGTTGCGGTTGAAAATGTTGAGCGGAAAAGAAACTGCCGCGATGAAGGCTACATCGTCCGATTCATTTATATATCGAAGTCCGCCGCTCAGGGTTATATCGGGAACGGCTTGTGAAACCTCGAGGTTGAGCGCTGCTTCGCGCTTTTTCATTTCGGCGCTCCAGCGCTGTACGTCGGGATTCGCTTCAACTTCAGTAGAAAGTGATTCCAACGAAGGAAGTTCGTGGATATCCCCCAGCGTCCCCGTTGCGAGTTCAAATTGTGGAACAGCGCTTCCCCAGGCAGCGGCAAGTTGTATCTTTGCCGCTTCGAGTTCACCCTTCGCTTGGTCGAGAAGATTTTGTTCGGCAGCGAGTTCGACGCGTGCGCGCGTTTCCTCCATGGGAGCGACTCGGCCTGTTTTCACTCGCTCAGAAATAGCAAAAACAGATTCTTCGGCGAGTTGGAGCAGCTCATTAAGAATCTCAATTCGCTGCTGAGCGGTCAAAACATCAAAATAGCGCTGGGCGACCTGAGCGAGGACATCCGCGACAGCAACCCGGTAGTCCCATCTTGCGCTTTCAGTTTCCCACTGAGCAACGACTTGGCGGTTTTCGCGCTTCCCGCCGAATTCAATGAGCTGGCTATAGAGAGCGGTTGCCTCTGCCTGGTTGAAGAGATCAATCGGGCCGGTTCCAGCAAAATTTTCAAGTTCCGTTTCGAGTTCCGGGTTGGGATAGAAGCCTTCTTGAATCTCAAGCGATTCACGGGCTCGTATCTCCCATGAGAAAGCGGAAAGCGAAGGATTGTGCAAAAGGGCTAGAGACGCCGCTTGCTGTAGCGTCAAAGGGCCGATGGGTTCAGTGATGCTCGCCATCGGCGAATGATTGTTAGTTTCATCGTTAAAATATTGGGAATTACTCGTGGTCAAAGTGGCCGGGCTATCATTTGGGGGCGTCGTGGTGACGCACCCCGATGCGATAAATACCAGCGTGAGAACAATAAGAAATGGACGCATTTTTGCCTCCTCGTATTTCAGACAGAACAAGATCACGCAAAAGAGAGACAACGCGGAATGACATTCAAGCGGCGTTGTACTTGCGTAAGGCGCACAATGAAGCGCGTGAGGAAAAACAGAAAAGGCGGTGGATCAAATCAGAAGAATCGTCGAACGAATTTGAGAGGAAAGCAGGCTTTGATAATGGAACGGGGCGACTTGAGTCAATTGAGATTTTTGGTAGACGGGCGAAACTCGCACAAAAGAATCGAATCTCAGCGATGGAAGATTGAGCGAGGGCGGTTCGCATTTGGCGGAACCGAGAACAATGGTTTCGTTTTGGAGTAGAGGGATATCAATACAAGCGCCGCAATTATCTTCTTCCTCTTCTTCTTGAGAAACGAGACTGACAGAGCGTTGGCTATTTGTTGAAGCGCAACATACTTTCTCCTGCGAATTTTCGAAAGAGAAATGTCCGTCGCTTCCAACACACAGAACGGCCCCCGAAAATGGAAACTGTAATAGCGTCGAGACGACAAATACCCAATAGAAGAAACGTTTCATTTTATATCCAGAAGAAAACAAGCGCCGTTCTCGCCTTTGAAAACGGCTTATTATTTTACAGTGTACACGATTATTTCTGTCACCTTTATCATATACCACCTAATTTCTCATCCACAAGTGTCTGGCATTAGAAGCGAGGTCATTATTCCGAAACGATTTCTTTAACAAAACGAACCAAGATATCATGCGCAGGCTTGGCCATACCGCCGTGATCGAAACCTTGCAGTTCATACAGCGTCGTCGCCTTATGCCCGGCGCCTTTCATCATCCGCGCCATGTAGGCGTTTTCTTCATACCGCCCCAACATCTCCATCTCGCGGTCGCCGGTAATAAACACAATCGGCGGCGCGTCAGACCGGACGTGATATAACGGCGCAAATTTATCAACAATCGGTCGCTCGCGCGGGATGCCGCGTTCATCACGCACAGTAAAATGGGTGATGGTGTGTCCGCTGAATGGAATCAATCCAGCGATGCGGTCGGCGTCAACGCCGTGCTTCGCCAGCCAGCGTTTATCGAGGCCAACCATGCTGGTGAGATAACCGCCTGCGGAATGGCCCGAAACAAACACCCGCTGCGGGCTGCCGCCGAATTCGTCGATGCGCTTCATCACCCACGCAACAGAGGCCGCCGCGTCTTCGATATAAGCGGGGCATTTCACCTTGGGATTCAGCCGATAGTTTACCGCCGCAACGGCGAAACCCTGTTCTTTCAGCGCTTGCGGAACAGAACGATTGCCCGCCTGCAAACCGCCGCCGTGAAACCAGACGATGGTGGGGAAATCTTTAAGACCGGTTGGATAGTAGAGATCAAGGCGGCATCGCTCATTGATATACGCATCCTCCAAACTCGCCGCATTTTCATAATAAAGAATGTCCGTCTTGGTTGTGTATTCGACCTTGGCGTCTTGCGCAACGCACAATTGCGCGACCGCTATCATCAAACAAACTGAAATCGTGAATGGGTAGTATTTTTTCATTTTTCACCTATCAAATTTTAGGTTCATCCGGCAAGTGAGTACTTACATTGATGGATGGCCATAATTTTTATTGAGAAACAGGCTCCGGCATTTCATAAATTGACAAACCAATCAGGCATGAGTGGAACTCTGGGAGCGCCTGTGCATAAGGGCTTGAAAGCCCGCACTGAAGCGAGCAGAGTTGTACCCATGCCTGATACAGCGAAAGATCAAGCATTTACGAAAAAACGTCAAAAAAACGCAATTCAATTTGTGATAAAGTATCCAAATACCGGAAGAACCGAATTTTATTTGATTACTTTAAACGAATATTCGCCGGACGGCGTAAAGAAAACCAGTTTCTCATTTTCTGTCCGAACCAATATAACATCTCTCTGTCTGCTGAGTTCTTTTCCATTTAACTGAACTTGATCCAAGTTCGCAGCCGGAACATAAACATGAGCGGTGGTATTCGCTGGTATCCTGACGCTTAACTCAAACATCGCTTCCGAATTTTTCCATTCGCTGCCAATCGCGCCATGAATACTTTCAACCGACGCCTTCACCCAATGGATGGGTTCCTGTTCGGGGTTCGAGCCATATTCAGGCGGATGAGGATCAATGATGATTTCCTTGTAGCCGGGCGACGCGCAGTCGATCCCCGCCAGCGACTGGAACATCCATTCACACACCGCGCCGAAGGCGTAATGGCTGAATGAGTTCATCGACACGCTGGCGAAACCGTCTTCTTTGGTATAGCTGTTCCAGCGCTCCCAAATGGTGGTGGCGCCGTTTTCAACTTCATACCCCCATGATGGATATCGGCGGCTTTGCAACAACCGGGCGGCCAAATCGTTATTGCCGTGACGGGTCAGCACCGTCAACAGTGGACGCGTCCCCAAAAACCCGGTGCTCATGCGAACGTCGTTTTCATTGATGAGTTCCACAAGGCGGTCGCTCGCGGCTTGCGTCTGTTCTTCCGAAACCAATCCGGCGAACAGCGCCAATGAATAGGAGGTTTGATAATCATGCTTGATGCGCCCGTCATCACTTAGGTACTTTGCGGCAAATGCGTTTTTGATTGATGAATACAATTCACGATACTGTTTTGCGTCATCGCTTTCACCAATCGCGTCCGCCATTTCGGCCATCATTCGCGCGGATAGCGCAAAATAAACCGTATCGACATACTCAACCGGCGCAGTGTCGCCCAGCGCCAGCCAATCGCCCCAACCGTTGCCGATATTCACGCCCAAAAAGTCAGGGCTGTTGGTTTGGCGAAACTGCATGAAGCGCGTCATCGACTCGTAATGCCGTTCGATAACGCGCACGTCGCCGTACACCTTATATATTGTCCAGGGACAAATGATCCCCGCATCCATCCAGGCGGTCGCGAAGCCGCGATGGGGTTTGCCGTGCATCATCGGATAGGGCGCATAATCGGGATACGCCCCATTGGGCAATTGGGCTTCTTCTAAATCATCCAGCCATTTAGTAAAGAAGGCGGCGACGTCAGCGTTATAGCTCGCCGTTCGGATATAGGTTTGCGCATCACCCGTCCAGCCAAAGCGCTCGTCGCGTTGCGGGCAATCAGTGGGGACTTCAAAAAAGTTCGACCGCTGCGTCCAGACGATATTTTTAAACAATTGATTGACCATCGGATCAGAACACGCAAACGAACTGGTCAGCGGCGTGTCGGAATGAATGGCGATTCCCGTGACGGTATTCAGGCTGGGCTTTTCCGTCAGGCCCGTTAATTCAACATATTGGAATCCATGATAGGTAAAACGCGGCTCCCAGATTTCGGGCTGGCTGTCGCCGCGCAAGATGTAAGTATCCGTCGCTTGCGCCCGGCGCAGGTTTTCGGTCATCAAGCGCCCGTCAGGGTGCAGCATCTCACCGTGGCGAATCACAATCGTATCGCCGCGCTTGCCTTTCACCTTGATCTGTACAACGCCGGAAAAGTTTTGCCCCATATTAAAGATAAAGGTTCCCGGAGAAGGCTCGGTGATCTCAATCGGTTTTATCTTCTCCGTCGGACGGATGGGGACTGACGGATAGGCAGTGATTTGCTTTGGTTCAATAAAACCAAACTCCATTTCGCGCTTACCTGCTTGGTCCGTAAACACGGCCTTGGTCGAACCATTATCTTTCGCGGGGATAGCACTCTCCCACTGCGCGTCGTCAAAGCCAGGCTGGTTCCAACCAGGTTGTTCCAGCCGCGCGTCATAGGTTTCACCCATGAGCATGTCGGCCTTAACAATCGGCCCGGTGCGAGTTTTCCAGCTGGCGTCGGTTGCGATGATTTCGCTGGTTCCGTCTGTATATTCGATCTCAAGTTGCGCCAAGAGCGCCGGGGTCTTTCCATAAATATTGCGCCCGCTTTGGTTGGGGCCATAACCGACCAGCAAGCCATAGCCGAGATAACCGCTATACCAGCCGTCAGCGACGATGGCGCCAATCGCGTTTTGTTTAGACTGGACCAGGCTTGTCACGTCAAATGCGTTGTAGTAAACCCGTTCGCGATAATCTGACCAGCCGGGGGTAAACATTTGGTCGCTAACGCGTTTTCCGTTGATGCTCAGTTCATAGATTCCCAACGCAGACGCATAGGCCATGGCGCGTTTGATTGGCTTGTTCGCGACAAACGTCTTTCGGTAATATCGCGCTGGCGGAAGAACCATATTCTCTCTTGACGCCGACATGGGCGCATCATCTTTAAAACTGGTCCACTCCGCTTTCCAGTCTTCATTCGACAACAACCCCATTGACCAATGCGCGGCGCTGCTCCAATGAGACGCGCGACCATCCTGCCCCCAGACGCGCACTTTCCAGAAACAATGTTGACGCGATTGTAGTGGAGCGCCTTGGTAGGCAATGTTGACGCTTTGGCTGCTTTCGGTTTTTCCTGAATCCCAAAGATCAAACTGGTTTCGATGCAACAATTCATCGCTCGAAGCAACGCAAATTTGATAGGCGGTTTGCAGGGCGCCATTTTCGTCAGAGTCCAACTTCCAACTTAAGCGCGGCTGGGTTTCATCAATGCCAATTGGGTTTACCAGATACTCGGTGCGCATGTCTTGCGCCGTGAGCGCGTCCGCCGCTGCCATC from the Candidatus Hinthialibacter antarcticus genome contains:
- a CDS encoding family 78 glycoside hydrolase catalytic domain — protein: MNFSLQKTAAVFFIFLGYLGAMAAADALTAQDMRTEYLVNPIGIDETQPRLSWKLDSDENGALQTAYQICVASSDELLHRNQFDLWDSGKTESSQSVNIAYQGAPLQSRQHCFWKVRVWGQDGRASHWSSAAHWSMGLLSNEDWKAEWTSFKDDAPMSASRENMVLPPARYYRKTFVANKPIKRAMAYASALGIYELSINGKRVSDQMFTPGWSDYRERVYYNAFDVTSLVQSKQNAIGAIVADGWYSGYLGYGLLVGYGPNQSGRNIYGKTPALLAQLEIEYTDGTSEIIATDASWKTRTGPIVKADMLMGETYDARLEQPGWNQPGFDDAQWESAIPAKDNGSTKAVFTDQAGKREMEFGFIEPKQITAYPSVPIRPTEKIKPIEITEPSPGTFIFNMGQNFSGVVQIKVKGKRGDTIVIRHGEMLHPDGRLMTENLRRAQATDTYILRGDSQPEIWEPRFTYHGFQYVELTGLTEKPSLNTVTGIAIHSDTPLTSSFACSDPMVNQLFKNIVWTQRSNFFEVPTDCPQRDERFGWTGDAQTYIRTASYNADVAAFFTKWLDDLEEAQLPNGAYPDYAPYPMMHGKPHRGFATAWMDAGIICPWTIYKVYGDVRVIERHYESMTRFMQFRQTNSPDFLGVNIGNGWGDWLALGDTAPVEYVDTVYFALSARMMAEMADAIGESDDAKQYRELYSSIKNAFAAKYLSDDGRIKHDYQTSYSLALFAGLVSEEQTQAASDRLVELINENDVRMSTGFLGTRPLLTVLTRHGNNDLAARLLQSRRYPSWGYEVENGATTIWERWNSYTKEDGFASVSMNSFSHYAFGAVCEWMFQSLAGIDCASPGYKEIIIDPHPPEYGSNPEQEPIHWVKASVESIHGAIGSEWKNSEAMFELSVRIPANTTAHVYVPAANLDQVQLNGKELSRQRDVILVRTENEKLVFFTPSGEYSFKVIK
- a CDS encoding alpha/beta hydrolase gives rise to the protein MKKYYPFTISVCLMIAVAQLCVAQDAKVEYTTKTDILYYENAASLEDAYINERCRLDLYYPTGLKDFPTIVWFHGGGLQAGNRSVPQALKEQGFAVAAVNYRLNPKVKCPAYIEDAAASVAWVMKRIDEFGGSPQRVFVSGHSAGGYLTSMVGLDKRWLAKHGVDADRIAGLIPFSGHTITHFTVRDERGIPRERPIVDKFAPLYHVRSDAPPIVFITGDREMEMLGRYEENAYMARMMKGAGHKATTLYELQGFDHGGMAKPAHDILVRFVKEIVSE
- a CDS encoding TolC family protein, yielding MRPFLIVLTLVFIASGCVTTTPPNDSPATLTTSNSQYFNDETNNHSPMASITEPIGPLTLQQAASLALLHNPSLSAFSWEIRARESLEIQEGFYPNPELETELENFAGTGPIDLFNQAEATALYSQLIEFGGKRENRQVVAQWETESARWDYRVAVADVLAQVAQRYFDVLTAQQRIEILNELLQLAEESVFAISERVKTGRVAPMEETRARVELAAEQNLLDQAKGELEAAKIQLAAAWGSAVPQFELATGTLGDIHELPSLESLSTEVEANPDVQRWSAEMKKREAALNLEVSQAVPDITLSGGLRYINESDDVAFIAAVSFPLNIFNRNQGAIQASRERIQKGEEEKRAVTVEALSALSTVYQSLLSSRTQIDRLKKEILPGANSAYEAVREGYEQGKFAYLEVLDAQRTLFESRTKLIETTADFHAHWVALERLLGKPLQNVIPADQMTMPEVKNNE
- a CDS encoding efflux RND transporter periplasmic adaptor subunit; this encodes MNKKMIFISAMTVFLGIFLSVAIVLFNPTNGYSYAAFSKAPLELEHADEEGHEGHEHSDVDVHADEEEHEGHEHSDVDVHSDEDGHEESDSHAGEDDHEEHAIRFSTATLEEFNIKTAIASPGMLTKHIEVSGEVVINPDSVSHIIPRIPGVVKEVHKSLGAAVAKNELLAVLESRELATLKSSYLATLERYKLAQTNFNREKALWEKKISAEQDYLSSKQTLAEARINVTAAEQQLHAVGFSEEAIKQIPTQPDDLLTRYEIRAPFEGQVIEKHLTHGEFVKDETSVFTIADLKKVWVNFTLYQANLSSVRNGQTAEIFFNFGDFQTKGTISYISAVLDTHTRTATARVVVDNPTGVLRPGSFVNGLIAADTFPVSVYVPKTAIQTIENKPAVFVQHEDLFEPQFVEIGRTNKVGVEIVSGLKPGQVYVSEGGFALKAEMEKEAFASGGHSH